Proteins encoded within one genomic window of Brassica rapa cultivar Chiifu-401-42 chromosome A09, CAAS_Brap_v3.01, whole genome shotgun sequence:
- the LOC103842808 gene encoding glutathione S-transferase U25, translating to MADEVILLDYWPSMFGMRTRVALEEKNIKFDYREQDLFNKSPILLEMNPVHKKIPVLIHNGKPVCESLIQVEYIDETWPGGNPFLPSDPYQRAQAKFWGDFIDKKVYGPTRLIWGAKGEEQEAGTKEFIEMLKMLESELGDKTYFGGETFGYVDIAMIGFYCWFDVLEKCGNFSIEAECPKLIAWAKRCMKRESVAKSLPDSNKITKFVPELKKKIGIE from the exons ATGGCGGACGAGGTGATTCTTCTGGACTACTGGCCGAGTATGTTTGGAATGAGGACGAGGGTTGCTCTAGAGGAGAAGAACATCAAGTTCGACTACAGAGAACAAGACCTATTCAATAAGAGCCCGATTCTCCTCGAGATGAACCCGGTTCATAAGAAAATCCCGGTTCTCATCCACAATGGTAAACCGGTTTGTGAATCTCTCATCCAGGTCGAGTACATCGACGAGACTTGGCCAGGGGGCAACCCATTCCTTCCTTCTGATCCTTACCAAAGAGCTCAGGCCAAGTTTTGGGGAGATTTCATCGACAAAAAG GTGTATGGTCCAACGAGGTTGATATGGGGAGCGAAAGGAGAGGAGCAAGAGGCGGGGACGAAGGAGTTCATTGAGATGCTCAAGATGCTAGAGTCTGAGCTTGGAGACAAGACTTACTTTGGAGGCGAAACATTCGGTTATGTGGATATAGCTATGATTGGATTCTACTGCTGGTTCGACGTTTTGGAGAAGTGTGGCAATTTTAGCATCGAAGCAGAGTGTCCAAAGCTGATTGCTTGGGCTAAAAGGTGTATGAAGAGAGAGAGTGTGGCTAAGTCTCTTCCTGATTCAAACAAGATCACTAAGTTCGTTCCTGagctaaagaaaaaaattggcaTCGAGTAG
- the LOC108869904 gene encoding ribokinase-like: protein MSVEYIWITYVRSVTDEPTGHAVVMLQEDGQNSIIIVGGANMRGWPEKISDDELEVVRNAGVVLLQRELPDSFNIQVAKAVKKVGVPVILDVGGMDTPIPNELLDSIDILSPNETELSRLTGMPTETFEQIS, encoded by the exons ATGAGTGTGGAGTACATTTGGATTACGTACGTGAGATCGGTGACGGACGAACCGACGGGACACGCGGTTGTGATGCTGCAAGAGGACGGTCAAAACTCGATTATTATCGTAGGTGGTGCTAATATGAGAGGATGGCCTGAGAAGATAAGCGATGATGAACTTGAGGTCGTGAGGAATGCTGGTGTTGTGTTGTTGCAAAGAGAGCTTCCGGATTCTTTCAATATTCAAGTTGCTAAG GCTGTGAAGAAAGTAGGTGTTCCTGTCATCCTTGACGTGGGAGGAATGGATACACCAATCCCTAATGAGCTTTTAGATTCCATTGACATCTTGAGCCCTAATGAAACTGAGCTTAGTCGCTTGACTGGAATGCCTACTGAAACTTTTGAACAGATTAGCTAG
- the LOC103843165 gene encoding uncharacterized protein LOC103843165, protein MSSSSSSDEIDERLDEVLDEIVEDVYNDIVEAQPNRQNTRGYIERDREGGHTRLVNDYFRENATYSAQFRRRFRMNKGLFMRIVLALQENFVFFQQRPDATGRLGHSPLQKCTAAIRLLAYGTGADTVDEYLRLAETSALSCLHNFTDGIIQLFEDEYLRAPTPEDLQRLLDIGEKRGFPGMVGSIDCTLNDINVLDRSPLFDDILEGRAPRVKYMVNGHIYKLAYYLTDGIYPKWSTFIQSISLPQSPKQELFAKHQEATRKDVERVFGVLQARFAIVRNPALTLDKAKIGKIMRACIILHNMIVEDERDGYIHYDISEFEEGDVMRSSQVETEIPTILNNIFPSRNDVRDRRIHDHLKHDLVEHIWNKFGDED, encoded by the exons AtgtcctcatcatcatcatccgaTGAAATCGATGAAAGATTGGACGAGGTTCTCGATGAAATCGTCGAGGATGTATATAATGACATAGTGGAGGCCCAACCGAATAGGCAAAACACACGGGGTTATATTGAACGAGACCGTGAAGGGGGACACACCCGTTTAGTTAATGACTACTTCAGAGAGAATGCGACATACTCGGCACAATTCAGACGACGTTTCCGCATGAATAAGGGTTTATTCATGCGTATCGTCCTTGCCCTCCAGGAGAACTTTGTATTCTTTCAACAAAGACCAGATGCAACCGGGAGGTTAGGCCATTCTCCGCTACAAAAATGTACGGCGGCTATTCGACTCCTTGCTTATGGTACTGGGGCTGACACGGTTGATGAATATCTCCGACTAGCTGAGACCTCAGCACTTTCgtgtttacataattttactGACGGAATTATACAGTTATTCGAAGACGAGTATCTACGAGCACCCACACCGGAAGATCTTCAACGACTACTCGACATTGGAGAGAAACGAGGGTTTCCTGGGATGGTCGGGAGCattgact gtaccttaaacgatattaatgtcCTCGATCGATCTCCtctttttgatgacattttagAAGGTCGAGCTCCGCGGGTAAAGTACATGGTCAACGGACACATTTATAAGTTGGCGTACTACCTCACAGacggtatatatccaaaatggtcAACCTTTATCCAATCCATCTCACTCCCTCAGTCACCAAAACAAGAGTTATTTGCTAAACATCAAGAAGCAACCCGAAAAGATGTGGAGCGGGTTTTTGGAGTATTACAAGCGCGATTTGCGATTGTGAGAAACCCCGCTCTTACGTTGGACAAAGCAAAGATagggaagattatgagagcatgtatcatactacaCAACATGATAGTCGAAGATGAAAGGGATGGATACATTCATTATGATATATCTGAATTTGAAGAAGGTGACGTCATGAGAAGTTCACAGGTGGAAACCGAGATTCCTACAATTCTCAATAATATTTTTCCCAGTCGGAATGATGTTCGAGATAGGAGAATACATGACCATCTGAAACATGATTTAGTTGAGCATATTTGGAACAAATTTGGTGACGAGGATTAA
- the LOC103842810 gene encoding interactor of constitutive active ROPs 1 has product MPRPRVSEVSQRQQAPRLRTSSSTSASNHPNRLITTDRSSKLAVDRRSPRSSGARSDPLGQKKLGGRISDLESQLGQAQEELRLLKDQLANAEAVKKQAQDELLHDNNKSKKPNPLARVKGSASEAGTVDRDEIPGDVQKETDVFEVPVEKIELVEEEAAKEDEIKMLKARLYDMEKEHESLGKENESLKNQLSDSASEMSNVKANEEEMASKVSLIGEELEESRAKTAQLKERLESTEEAKAALETEMKKLRVQTEQWRKAADAAAAVLSGEFEMNGRDRYGSGEKCFANGLFDPSAVVGFVEPSGMGDDSEDGLGSGKRKSSGMKMFGELWKKKGQK; this is encoded by the exons ATGCCAAGACCAAG AGTTTCAGAGGTGTCTCAGAGGCAACAAGCTCCGAGGTTGAGGACTTCGTCATCTACTTCTGCCTCCAATCATCCCAACCGTCTGATCACTACTGACCGGAGTTCTAAGCTAGCTGTTGACCGTAGATCTCCTAGAAGCAGTGGGGCTCGCAGTGATCCGCTTGGTCAGAAGAAACTTGGGGGAAGAATCTCGGATCTAGAGTCGCAGTTAGGACAGGCGCAAGAGGAACTAAGATTGCTCAAAGACCAGTTGGCAAATGCTGAAGCTGTCAAGAAACAAGCTCAGGATGAGCTTCTTCATGACAATAACAAATCCAAGAAACCAAACCCTCTGGCTCGTGTGAAAGGATCTGCTTCTGAGGCTGGTACAGTTGATAGAGACGAAATCCCTGGTGATGTTCAAAAAGAGACTGATGTGTTTGAGGTACCCGTTGAGAAGATTGAGCtagtagaagaagaagctgcAAAAGAAGATGAGATCAAGATGTTGAAAGCTAGACTATATGATATGGAGAAAGAACATGAATCACTAGGGAAAGAAAACGAGAGCTTGAAGAATCAGTTAAGCGACTCGGCTTCAGAGATGTCCAACGTGAAAGCTAATGAGGAGGAGATGGCTTCAAAGGTAAGTCTGATTGGAGAAGAGTTAGAAGAAAGCAGAGCGAAGACAGCTCAGCTTAAGGAGAGACTCGAGTCCACGGAAGAAGCAAAAGCAGCGTTAGAAACTGAGATGAagaagctaagagttcaaaCTGAGCAGTGGAGGAAGGCGGCAGATGCTGCAGCTGCTGTTCTTTCTGGAGAGTTTGAGATGAATGGTCGGGACCGATATGGGTCAGGGGAGAAGTGTTTTGCAAATGGGTTGTTTGATCCTAGTGCAGTGGTTGGGTTCGTGGAACCGTCGGGAATGGGTGATGATTCTGAGGACGGGTTGGGAAGTGGGAAGAGGAAGAGCTCTGGGATGAAGATGTTTGGTGAGTTGTGGAAGAAGAAAGGGCAAAAGTGA
- the LOC103842809 gene encoding splicing factor YJU2 yields the protein MGERKVLNKYYPPDFDPSKLPRLRRPKNQQIKVRMMLPMSVRCSTCGNYIYKGTKFNSRKEDVIGETYLGIQIFRFYFKCTKCSAELTMKTDPQNSDYIVESGASRNYEPWRAEDEVLDKEQQKRDAEEMGDAMKSLENRTLDSKREMDIIAALDEMKSMKSRHATVSVDAMLEALQRTGAEKVKRIEEEDEAVIKSIFGKQKEVVRRIADDEDDEDDDDSDDSPSLHKEKKGPSSDLSKKRKASEESPSNPTDILTSSSAEIPKEPKKRATSKQPFKSVHITVIKKQSQPSSSTTPALAKPEEEKSEGVANTGLASLFQNYSSDEDED from the exons ATGGGAGAGCGGAAGGTGCTTAACAAGTATTATCCGCCGGACTTCGATCCGTCGAAGCTTCCACGGCTCCGGCGACCGAAGAACCAGCAGATCAAAGTTCGTATGATGCTTCCCATGAGTGTCCGATGCAGTACCTGCGGAAACTACATCTACAAGGGAACTAAATTCAATTCCCGTAAAGAAGACGTCATCGGCGAg ACATATCTGGGGATTCAAATCTTTAGGTTCTACTTTAAGTGCACCAAGTGCTCTGCAGAGCTGACTATGAAGACTGATCCACAGAACTCTGATTATATTGTCGAATCTGGGGCGAGTCGTAACTATGAACCCTGGCGTGCTGAAGACGAG GTGCTTGATAAGGAACAGCAGAAAAGAGATGCCGAGGAGATGGGGGACGCTATGAAGTCTTTGGAGAACAGGACTTTGGATTCTAAACGAGAAATGGACATTATAGCCGCTCTTGATGAAATGAAATCAATGAAG tCTAGACACGCTACTGTGAGCGTAGATGCAATGCTGGAGGCCTTGCAAAGAACAGGCGCTGAGAAG GTCAAACgtatagaagaagaagatgaagcagTAATAAAGTCGATATTTGGT AAGCAGAAAGAAGTTGTTAGGAGAATTGCAGATGAcgaagatgatgaggatgatgatgatagcGATGATTCTCCCAGCCTTCATAAGGAGAAGAAAGGACCGTCTTCAGATCTTTCAAAG AAGAGAAAGGCATCAGAAGAAAGTCCAAGCAACCCCACAGATATTTTGACTAGTTCTTCTGCAG AAATACCAAAGGAGCCTAAGAAGCGAGCTACCAGCAAGCAACCTTTCAAATCCGTTCACATAACAGTCATCAAGAAGCAATCTCAGCCAAGTTCTTCGACTACTCCAGCTCTTGCAAAGCCAGAGGAGGAGAAGAGCGAGGGTGTGGCTAACACTGGATTAGCATCTTTATTCCAGAACTATAGCAGTGATGAAGACGAGGATTga
- the LOC103842811 gene encoding cationic amino acid transporter 8, vacuolar, whose protein sequence is MEEAQPQQDSISDDPNPRRSYWRWRKQDFFPEFSFQSLSSYKSALSATCPRLADRLLARSSDAYEIDAARRESENPMRRCLTWWDLLWLSFGSVVGSGVFVITGQEARVGAGPAVVLSYAISGLSALLSVLCYAEFGVEIPVAGGSFSYLRVELGDFIAFIAAGNILLEAIVGAAGLGRSWSSYLASLVKNDSDYFRIRVDSFANGFDLLDPVAVAVLLVANGIAMSGTKRTSWLNLITSVVTVCVIVFIVVVGFTHSKASNLVPFFPYGAKGVVQSAAVVYWSYTGFDMVANMAEETEKPARDIPIGLVGSMSMITVVYCLMALALTMMVKYTEIDPNAAYSVAFSQIGMKWAKYLVGICALKGMTTSLLVGSLGQARYTTQIARSHMIPPWFALVHPKTGTPINATLLVTILSAIIAFFTSLDVLSSVFSFATLFIFMLVAVALLVRRYYVKDVTPESGLLKFLGFLFLIIASSVAVSALWNAGVRGWIGYAVTGVLWFIGTLGLALIPKYRVPKVWGVPLVPWLPSFSIAMNLFLIGSLGYVAFLRFIICTMVMLLYYVFVGLHATYDVAHQPMEEAKFEGES, encoded by the coding sequence ATGGAAGAAGCTCAGCCGCAGCAGGACTCAATCTCCGACGATCCAAACCCCCGGAGGAGCTACTGGAGATGGAGGAAGCAAGACTTCTTCCCGGAGTTCTCTTTCCAGAGCCTCTCCTCCTACAAATCAGCTCTCTCCGCCACGTGTCCCCGCCTCGCGGACCGTCTCCTCGCGCGCTCCTCCGACGCCTACGAGATCGACGCCGCCCGCCGCGAGAGCGAGAACCCCATGCGCCGCTGCCTCACGTGGTGGGACCTCCTCTGGCTCAGCTTCGGCTCCGTGGTCGGGTCCGGCGTGTTCGTGATAACGGGCCAGGAGGCCCGCGTAGGAGCGGGCCCAGCCGTTGTGCTATCCTACGCCATCTCAGGCCTCTCGGCGTTATTATCAGTGCTATGTTACGCCGAGTTTGGAGTCGAGATTCCTGTAGCTGGAGGCTCCTTCTCTTACCTAAGGGTTGAGTTAGGAGACTTTATTGCTTTTATAGCTGCTGGGAATATTCTTCTCGAGGCTATCGTTGGTGCTGCTGGTTTAGGGAGGTCGTGGTCTAGTTATCTAGCTAGCTTGGTTAAGAATGATTCGGATTATTTTCGGATTAGAGTTGATTCCTTTGCTAATGGATTTGATCTTCTTGATCCGGTCGCTGTGGCGGTTCTTTTAGTTGCTAACGGTATAGCCATGAGTGGAACTAAGAGGACTTCGTGGCTGAACTTGATTACTTCCGTTGTAACGGTTTGTGTTATTGTGTTTATAGTTGTTGTTGGGTTTACTCATTCTAAAGCCTCAAACTTGGTTCCGTTTTTCCCTTACGGAGCGAAAGGCGTTGTTCAGTCGGCTGCTGTGGTGTACTGGTCGTACACCGGGTTTGATATGGTGGCCAACATGGCTGAGGAGACTGAGAAGCCGGCGAGGGATATACCGATTGGTTTGGTTGGGTCTATGTCTATGATCACTGTGGTTTACTGTTTGATGGCTTTGGCGTTGACTATGATGGTGAAGTACACTGAGATTGATCCCAACGCGGCGTATTCGGTTGCTTTTTCTCAGATTGGGATGAAATGGGCTAAGTATTTGGTTGGTATATGTGCTTTGAAGGGTATGACTACAAGCTTGCTTGTTGGTTCGTTAGGACAAGCTCGGTACACGACTCAGATTGCTCGGTCTCATATGATTCCTCCGTGGTTCGCTTTGGTTCATCCGAAAACGGGAACTCCTATTAACGCTACTCTCCTTGTGACCATACTCAGTGCAATTATCGCATTTTTCACCAGCTTAGATGTTCTTTCGAGCGTTTTCTCCTTTGCTACGCTATTCATTTTCATGCTCGTGGCTGTAGCGTTGCTAGTGAGACGTTACTACGTGAAGGATGTTACTCCTGAGAGTGGCTTGTTGAAGTTTCTTGGTTTCTTGTTTCTGATCATTGCTTCTTCGGTTGCGGTATCGGCGTTGTGGAACGCAGGCGTTAGAGGCTGGATCGGTTACGCGGTGACTGGAGTCTTATGGTTTATAGGGACCTTGGGGTTGGCATTGATACCGAAGTACCGTGTTCCTAAGGTCTGGGGAGTCCCTCTTGTTCCGTGGCTGCCATCGTTTTCTATAGCCATGAATCTTTTCCTTATAGGATCACTCGGTTATGTAGCGTTCTTGAGATTCATTATATGTACCATGGTGATGCTTTTGTACTACGTCTTTGTTGGTCTTCATGCAACTTATGATGTAGCTCATCAGCCCATGGAGGAAGCAAAGTTTGAAGGAGAGAGTTAA